A genome region from Naumovozyma castellii chromosome 5, complete genome includes the following:
- the CUB1 gene encoding Cub1p (ancestral locus Anc_7.125), which translates to MNMYPSNTTHPQEVPKEEEDILNYLLDVRSFLSKLKQNRTQYLNSKDVQITYQNVLTKVRELDEIRKNSHDTPSKSATTLIHSNELHNRVDSVLDDVFQLLSLCFLTVGLKNSAPATYASLSTVQSLLEHLSESNIFTHHDLSPIKDRLNEISKIVEKSCGKLPDEQLNDDEEQNLKDIDTERNKNKIEQDLLLRAKLQHCLDEYKQIESKLEEIDPSLTSTMEKLFQIRRGLLSLAASTKKNMNQGSLTSEKELENKHLVSQEYVNKKLHALEAEVQALEANRDESGKFKSLETNEVAENGQNVLNGLLDDCLDLINDLSHQTNGHLNLDPTLQPIYEMLIDIKTTLENLMITRRWTLRETDLFTYQKQLGEIDNMRVEGRFPTKHIDSKGQFILLYLLRRCYAIIYKLLESSEPVSESLQPIHNQLSTVRRCLMELKRMGGVDNDRELYPYQMKLASLDNLRVDGKFYDSEGNIPEGQGTLNALLAACFDIMHELKVEAEEREEQSKSDAENNDDGQNNEDEQN; encoded by the coding sequence atgaatatgTATCCATCCAATACCACTCACCCGCAAGAAGTCCCTaaagaggaggaagataTCTTAAATTATCTTCTTGATGTTAGAAGCTTTCTCTCGAAATTGAAACAGAACAGAActcaatatttaaattctAAAGATGTACAAATTACTTACCAAAATGTGTTAACCAAAGTTAGggaattggatgaaattcGAAAAAATAGCCATGATACCCCATCTAAGAGTGCTACTACATTAATTCATAGTAATGAATTACACAATAGAGTCGACTCTGTATTAGATGACGTATTTCAATTATTGTCTCTTTGTTTCTTGACTGTTGGGTTGAAGAATTCCGCCCCTGCTACTTATGCCTCATTATCCACTGTACAAAGCTTATTGGAACATTTAAGCGAATCGAACATTTTTACTCATCACGATTTATCCCCCATTAAGGATAGATTAAATGAGATATCCAAGATTGTAGAGAAAAGTTGCGGTAAGCTTCCAGATGAACAGCTGAATGACGATGAGGAACAAAACTTAAAAGATATCGATACAGAAAGgaataaaaacaaaatcGAACAAGATCTATTATTACGTGCCAAGCTACAACACTGTTTGGACGAAtataaacaaattgaatctaaattagaagaaattgacCCTTCTTTAACAAGTACTATGGAAAAATTGTTTCAGATTCGTAGAGGATTACTTTCATTGGCTGCTTCCActaagaaaaatatgaatcaGGGATCTTTGACTTCTGAAAAGGAGCtggaaaataaacattTAGTCTCGCAGGAATATGTTAATAAGAAGCTACATGCATTGGAAGCTGAAGTCCAAGCATTAGAAGCAAACCGTGATGAATCAGGGAAATTTAAATCCTTAGAGACAAATGAAGTGGCAGAAAATGGACAAAACGTGTTAAACGGATTACTAGATGACTGTCTTGATCTGATCAATGATCTCTCACACCAGACAAACGgtcatttgaatttagaTCCAACTTTACAACCAATTTATGAAATGCTTATTGATATCAAGACaacattggaaaatttaatgatcACAAGAAGGTGGACTCTAAGAGAAACCGATCTTTTCACCTATCAAAAACAACTTGGGGAGATTGATAATATGAGAGTTGAAGGTAGATTCCCTACCAAGCACATCGACTCTAAAGGACAATTCatcttattatatttattgcGTAGATGTTACGCCATTATCTATAAGTTGTTAGAAAGTTCTGAGCCGGTATCCGAATCATTACAACCTATCCATAATCAATTATCCACTGTCCGTCGTTGTCTAATGGAACTAAAGAGAATGGGAGGTGTGGATAATGACAGAGAGTTATATCCAtatcaaatgaaattaGCTTCATTAGATAATCTTCGTGTGGATGGGAAATTTTATGATTCTGAGGGGAATATTCCCGAGGGTCAAGGTACTTTAAATGCCTTACTTGCAGCTTGTTTTGACATAATGCATGAATTAAAAGTTGAGGCTGAGGAACGTGAAGAACAATCAAAGTCAGATGCTGAGAATAACGATGATGgacaaaataatgaagatgaacaGAATTAA
- the EST3 gene encoding telomerase subunit EST3 (ancestral locus Anc_7.128) — protein sequence MPRVILSSKLSQTDSIFLQPWIEGLLRESLQKKTYLPGNQQREVPSLNEADLRAPQCSPKVLTNHCHFTKVTKFFKINNYAISASIRDSRFQLLVEFTPKCVSNFERRHHRRLTSETLNCLLVIGDAAIIYKSRDQITTQFGNIDFIISKNVSPLVPILQINQASLFDGDQVQHLRSFPFVYSTL from the exons ATGCCGAGAGTTATTTTATCCTCGAAACTATCTCAAACGGACTCAATTTTCTTGCAGCCATGGATTGAAGGTTTACTGAGGGAGTCTTTACAGAAGAAAACATACCTGCCTGGAAACCAGCAGAGAGAGGTTCCTTCTTTAAATGAAGCAGATCTACGAGCACCACAATGTAGCCCCAAAGTCTTAACCAATCACTGCCATTTTACTAAGGTAactaaatttttcaaaataaataacTATGCCATCTCTGCATCTATAAGAGACAGCAGATTCCAACTACTT GTTGAATTCACTCCCAAATGCGTCTCGAATTTTGAAAGACGACACCACCGTCGCTTAACTTCCGAGACATTGAATTGCCTTCTAGTTATTGGTGATGCTGCTATCATCTACAAGTCAAGAGATCAAATTACTACTCAGTTCGGtaatattgattttattatttcaaaaaatgttAGTCCATTAGTACCAATTTTACAGATTAACCAAGCTTCTTTATTTGATGGTGACCAAGTACAACATTTGCGTTCATTTCCCTTTGTTTATTCAACCTTGTAG
- the NCAS0E02090 gene encoding uncharacterized protein (ancestral locus Anc_7.148), which produces MSALILGATGLCGSGFLKAAEKADAFSKIFTLTRRPLPESDTVASQIVETDNSKWTGLIPDDTKFIFTALATTRGAVGGFDNQYKIDHDLNVDLAKAAKEKGCSTVVLVSSSGASLDSRFSYMRMKGEIERDILALDFDHTIILRPGILLGDRDKGINHKGFGNGTAMCIGGWLYRSRVQRLVGYPVYGDEVGKVGVHLALRENAKKVQIVESKEILDISDALKK; this is translated from the coding sequence ATGAGTGCTTTAATATTAGGTGCTACAGGTCTATGTGGTAGTGGATTCTTAAAAGCTGCAGAAAAGGCTGATGCATTCAGTAAGATTTTCACTTTAACGAGAAGACCACTTCCTGAATCCGATACTGTTGCTTCACAAATCGTGGAAACTGATAATTCTAAATGGACCGGATTAATTCCAGACGATACTAAATTTATATTTACCGCGTTAGCTACCACCAGAGGTGCTGTTGGCGGTTTCGATAATCAATATAAGATCGATCATGATCTTAATGTGGACCTAGCTAAGGCCGCCAAGGAAAAGGGTTGCTCCACCGTGGTATTGGTGAGTTCCAGTGGTGCTTCTTTAGATTCAAGATTTAGTTACATGAGAATGAAAggtgaaattgaaagagataTTCTAGCTCTAGATTTCGATCACACTATTATTTTACGTCCTGGTATTCTTCTAGGTGATAGAGATAAGGGAATCAACCATAAGGGATTTGGTAATGGCACGGCAATGTGTATTGGTGGATGGCTTTACAGATCGAGGGTTCAAAGACTAGTTGGTTATCCTGTTTATGGTGACGAAGTTGGGAAAGTTGGTGTTCATTTGGCTTTGAGGGAGAATGCAAAGAAGGTCCAAATTGTGGAAAGCAAAGAGATCCTAGATATTTCCGATGCACTTAAAAAGTAA
- the APM1 gene encoding Apm1p (ancestral locus Anc_7.127) encodes MKTRHLKLFNSYVPYQSENPRNLVTNKVISIMASAVYFCDSKGYPLLARRYRDDIPISAIEKFPTLLSDLEEETNLVPPCLSYNGMQYLFIQHNDVYLVAIANSMSANAAQIFAFLYKLVDVLGNYLKTVEEESIRDNFVIIYELLDETMDYGIPQITETKMLKQYITQKSFKLVKAAKKKRNAARPPEALTNSVSWRSADIKYKKNEAFLDIIESINMLMTQKGQILRSEIIGEVKVKSRLSGMPDLKLGINDKGIFSKHMDDDSLNNEGASVASSTTDKKKNNIELEDLKFHQCVRLSKFETEKIITFIPPDGDFELMNYRLSTSIKPLIWCDMNIQVHSQSRIEIHCRAKAQIKKKSTATNVQIIIPVPEDADTPEFKYSHGSIKYVPEKNVIIWKIRSFPGGKEYSMSAQMQLPSIGNIEEHKAKRPVQIKFQIPYFTTSGIQVKYLKINEPKLQYKSYPWVRYITQSGDDYTIRLT; translated from the coding sequence ATGAAAACAAGACActtgaaacttttcaacTCTTACGTGCCATATCAATCAGAAAATCCTCGAAATCTAGTAACAAACAAAGTTATATCAATAATGGCATCGGCGGTATATTTCTGTGATAGCAAGGGGTATCCATTATTAGCAAGAAGGTACAGAGATGATATTCCAATCTCTgctattgaaaaatttcccACCCTATTATCTGATTTAGaggaagaaacaaatttgGTTCCACCATGTTTAAGTTACAACGGCATGCAATACTTGTTTATTCAGCATAATGATGTTTACCTCGTTGCAATTGCCAATTCAATGTCAGCAAATGCAGCCCAAATCTTTGCATTCCTTTATAAGTTGGTTGATGTCCTTGGTAATTATCTGAAGACTGTGGAAGAGGAGTCTATCAGGGACAATTTCGTTATCATatatgaattattagatgagACGATGGACTATGGTATTCCACAAATTACAGAAACAAAGATGTTGAAACAGTATATTACTCaaaaatcatttaaattGGTAAAGGCagcaaagaagaagagaaatgCCGCGAGACCTCCTGAAGCATTGACGAATTCAGTGAGTTGGAGATCCGCTGATATTAAatacaaaaaaaatgagGCGTTTTTGGATATTATAGAGTCCATAAATATGTTGATGACTCAAAAGGGACAGATCTTAAGATCAGAAATTATCGGTGAAGTGAAGGTTAAATCACGCCTTTCAGGTATGCCTGATTTAAAACTGGGAATAAATGATAAAGGAATATTTTCGAAACATATGGATGATGATTCGTTAAACAATGAAGGTGCTAGCGTAGCAAGTTCGACAACCgataagaaaaagaataatatagaattagaagatttgaaattccatCAATGTGTTAGACTAAGTAAGTTTGAAACGGAGAAGATAATAACTTTTATTCCACCCGATGgagattttgaattaatgaattataGATTATCAACATCTATAAAACCGTTGATATGGTGTGATATGAACATCCAAGTACATTCCCAatcaagaattgaaattcaCTGTAGGGCTAAGGCACAAATTAAAAAGAAGTCCACAGCTACAAACGTACAGATCATAATTCCTGTACCCGAAGATGCAGATACTCCtgaattcaaatattcacATGGATCTATAAAATATGTTCCTGAGAAGAACGTtataatttggaagataaGGTCATTTCCAGGCGGCAAAGAATACTCCATGTCGGCCCAAATGCAGTTACCTTCGATTGGTAATATTGAGGAACATAAGGCAAAGAGACCTGTACaaataaagtttcaaattccGTACTTTACGACATCTGGTATTCAagtcaaatatttgaagattaaTGAACCTAAGTTGCAATATAAAAGTTATCCTTGGGTTAGGTACATTACTCAAAGTGGTGATGATTATACCATTCGTTTGACCTAA
- the CIR2 gene encoding electron-transferring-flavoprotein dehydrogenase (ancestral locus Anc_7.33): MFKLLSYNGRSLLRLQRVGSVRLLSTATLTPEERSQLTSQREVDTVDVCIVGAGPSGLSAAIRLKQLDQDNKIRVVVLEKGAYVGAHILSGVILETRSFKELMGFDLPENLGTLVNKEEFKYFFNDRVSVPLPHPSQLKNKGKNYVGSLSQITSWLGEKAEELGVEVYTGISVSEVIYNKKGDGILGVATKDLGISKLGKPKEHFERGMEFHARQTILSEGCHGSLTKDVIKKFGLRKGKQPQTYGLGLKEVWRVKPENFKKGFVTHTMGYPLSNDLYGGGFQYHFGDGLVTVGLVLGLDYKNPYVSPYEEFQKLKKIPYYSNILEGGECLTYGARALNEGGLQSIPKLNFPGGVLVGATAGFMNVPKIKGTHTAMKTGMLAAEKIYENISKLQQLPEASVDMNPSESLIKDPLINLESYEEAFKKSWVYDELYEVRNLRPAFNTPLGGYGGMVYSGLDSMILRGRMPWTFKNNKSDALKTEFASKYKPIKYPKHDGKITFDIMTSVSRTGTYHDEDEESHLRLTKTQDEISHAVNSYPKWKGVEERFCPAGVYEYVKEENSPVGVKFKINSQNCIHCKTCDIKTPLQDIDWEVPEGGDGPKYTNT, from the coding sequence ATGTTTAAATTGCTGTCTTATAATGGTCGTAGTCTTTTGAGACTGCAAAGAGTTGGTTCCGTCCGTTTGCTTTCCACTGCAACTTTGACTCCAGAAGAACGTAGTCAATTGACTTCACAAAGAGAAGTAGATACGGTGGATGTTTGTATCGTTGGTGCCGGCCCTAGTGGTCTCTCAGCTGCAATTAGATTGAAACAGTTAGATCaagataataaaataagGGTTGTTGTTTTGGAAAAGGGTGCCTATGTGGGGGCACATATCTTGTCGGGAGTCATATTGGAAACAAGAAgctttaaagaattaatggGGTTTGATTTACCTGAGAATTTGGGTACTTTGGTCAACAAAGAAGagttcaaatattttttcaatgatagAGTTTCTGTTCCCTTACCGCATCCAAGTCAACTAAAGAACAAAGGTAAGAATTATGTTGGGTCGTTGAGTCAAATTACGAGTTGGTTAGGCGAAAAAGCAGAAGAATTGGGGGTTGAAGTCTATACCGGCATCTCAGTTTCAGAAGTAATTTACAATAAAAAGGGCGATGGTATTTTGGGTGTTGCCACTAAGGATTTAGGAATATCTAAATTGGGGAAACCAAAGGAACATTTTGAGAGAGGTATGGAATTTCATGCAAGACAAACAATTCTGTCTGAAGGTTGCCATGGGTCATTAACTAAAGATgtaataaagaaattcgGACTAAGAAAAGGGAAACAACCGCAAACATATGGACTCGGTCTCAAGGAGGTATGGAGGGTGAAACcagaaaattttaaaaaaggGTTTGTTACTCACACAATGGGTTATCCATTAAGTAATGATCTTTATGGTGGTGGATTCCAATATCATTTTGGAGATGGTCTAGTAACAGTGGGTCTTGTTCTGGGCTTAGACTATAAAAATCCATATGTCTCACCGTATGAAGAGttccaaaaattgaaaaaaataccATATTATTCGAATATTCTTGAAGGTGGTGAATGCCTTACCTATGGTGCACGTGCATTGAATGAAGGTGGGTTACAATCTATTCCAAAACTAAATTTCCCAGGTGGTGTCTTGGTGGGTGCAACAGCAGGTTTTATGAATGTACCCAAGATAAAGGGAACACACACTGCCATGAAGACAGGTATGTTAGCAGCCgagaaaatatatgaaaatatttccaagTTACAACAACTTCCCGAGGCATCAGTTGACATGAACCCCTCAGAAAGTCTTATTAAAGATCCATTGATTAACCTAGAGTCATATGAAGAGGCCTTCAAGAAGTCTTGGGTTTATGATGAGCTGTATGAAGTACGTAATCTAAGACCTGCATTTAATACTCCATTAGGAGGGTATGGTGGGATGGTTTACTCTGGTCTGGATTCAATGATTTTGCGGGGACGTATGCCATGGACTttcaagaataataaatcagaTGCTCTGAAGACAGAGTTTGCTTCGAAGTATAAACCTATTAAATACCCAAAACATGATGGCAAGATTACATTTGATATAATGACATCTGTTTCAAGAACCGGTACTTATCAcgatgaggatgaggaGTCACATTTAAGGTTAACTAAAACACAGGACGAAATCAGTCATGCAGTCAATTCATACCCAAAATGGAAAGGGGTAGAGGAAAGATTTTGTCCTGCTGGGGTGTATGAATACGtaaaagaggaaaattcTCCAGTGGGTGTCAAGTTTAAGATAAATTCTCAGAATTGTATACACTGCAAAACCTGTGATATTAAGACACCTCTTCAAGATATCGATTGGGAGGTGCCAGAAGGTGGTGATGGTCCTAAGTATACGAACACATAG
- the NCAS0E02100 gene encoding SRP1/TIP1 family protein, producing MVKLSTSAAIAALATSTNALTTLSPSDEQVNLIELSVYVKDIRANMNDYLSMAKANPNQAYPAIIATAVMGKGDDFTTMLTGISGDEVTMMLTGVPWYSSRLVPAVEAALSAQGIVTGDAAAASSSAAATTSSAAASSSAAASSSAKATSSAAASSSSSAAASSSAKATTSAAASSSAKATAAAISQITDGQIQATVSAQTANAAGKAVAGLGAGVLAAAALLL from the coding sequence atggtCAAGTTATCTACCTCCGCTGCTATCGCCGCTTTGGCTACCTCCACCAACGCTTTGACTACTTTGTCTCCATCTGATGAACAAGTCAACTTGATTGAATTATCCGTCTACGTTAAGGATATCAGAGCTAACATGAACGACTACTTGTCCATGGCTAAGGCTAACCCAAACCAAGCTTATCCAGCTATCATTGCCACCGCCGTTATGGGTAAGGGTGATGATTTCACCACCATGTTGACTGGTATCTCCGGTGACGAAGTTACCATGATGTTGACTGGTGTCCCATGGTACTCTTCCAGACTTGTGCCAGCTGTCGAAGCTGCTTTGTCTGCTCAAGGTATTGTTACCGGTGACGCTGCCgctgcttcttcttctgctgCTGCCACCACTTCCTCTGCTGCTGCCTCTTCCTCTGCTGCTGCCTCTTCTTCTGCTAAGGCCACCTCTTCTGCCGCtgcttcctcttcttcttctgccgctgcttcttcttctgctaAGGCTACCACCTCTGCCGCTGCCTCCTCTTCTGCTAAGGCTACTGCTGCTGCCATCTCTCAAATCACTGATGGTCAAATTCAAGCTACCGTTTCCGCTCAAACCGCTAACGCTGCTGGTAAGGCTGTTGCTGGTTTAGGTGCCGGTGTCTTGGCCGCTGCCGCTTTGTTGTTATAA
- the NCAS0E02110 gene encoding SRP1/TIP1 family protein (ancestral locus Anc_7.161) produces the protein MKLSTSATLLSAASVALANTITPAENAELQVVLADVNDNLGNYMNLLTVSGFTLPDNIIDIYIGMGTDPVSYTTLFTELDMGQISAMLTWLPWYSSLEPKISAAMAPFQTTSTSTTTSITTSTAQTPKTVAKTTTTPVAAASSAPAAVSSIAPIFSNSTTMAPFQTTSTSTTTSITTSTAQTPKTVAKTTTTASVALANTITPAENAELQVVLADVNDNLGNYMNLLTVSGFSLPDNIVNVYMGMGADPVSYTTLFTELDMGQISAMLTWLPWYSSLEPKISAAMAPFQTTSTSTTTSITTSTAQTPKTVAKTTISAAMAPFQTTSTSTTTSITTSTAQTPKTVAKTTTTASVALANTITPAENAELQVVLADVNDNLGNYMNLLTVSGFSLPDNIVNVYMGMGADPVSYTTLFTELDMGQISAMLTWLPWYSSLEPKISAAMAPFQTTSTSTTTSITTSTAQTPKTVAKTTTTPVAAASSAPAAVSSIAPIFSNSNTTAAAGGVSVTTAITKITSTETSTICTEAKCQGAKTVIAASSAPAAVSSIAPIFSNSNTTAAAGGVSVTTAITKITSTETSTICTEAKCQGAKTVIATETNLFTNTTTYCSSTIITESVATAYKKATETATKTVCTECLEGKTLIATETNVKTGTTTINSCPSESTEAAVKPTSSNEGTSTLKTTVTVKSKSSAAPSTVAQVSTAQTSSQQVINQQTENGAAKAVAGLGAGFLAAAALLL, from the coding sequence ATGAAGCTATCCACATCCGCCACTTTACTATCTGCTGCCTCCGTCGCTTTGGCTAACACTATCACACCAGCTGAAAATGCTGAATTACAAGTTGTTCTAGCTGATGTTAATGATAACCTAGGTAACTACATGAACCTATTGACTGTTTCAGGTTTCACCTTACCAGACAACATTATTGACATTTACATAGGTATGGGTACTGATCCAGTTAGTTACACCACTCTTTTCACAGAACTAGACATGGGCCAAATTAGTGCTATGTTAACATGGTTACCATGGTACTCTTCTTTGGAACCAAAGATCTCAGCTGCTATGGCTCCATTCCAAACTACCTCTACTTCTACAACCACCTCTATTACAACTTCAACTGCTCAAACCCCAAAGACCGTTGCTAAGACCACCACTACTCCAGTTGCTGCTGCTTCTTCTGCTCCAGCTGCCGTCTCTTCTATTGCTCCAATTTTCTCTAACTCAACTACCATGGCTCCATTCCAAACTACCTCTACTTCTACAACCACCTCTATTACAACTTCAACTGCTCAAACCCCAAAGACCGTTGCTAAGACCACCACTACTGCCTCCGTCGCTTTGGCTAACACTATCACACCAGCTGAAAATGCTGAATTACAAGTTGTTCTAGCTGATGTTAATGATAACCTAGGTAACTACATGAACCTATTGACTGTTTCAGGTTTCTCCTTACCAGACAACATTGTTAACGTTTACATGGGTATGGGTGCTGATCCAGTTAGTTACACCACTCTTTTCACAGAACTAGACATGGGCCAAATTAGTGCTATGTTAACATGGTTACCATGGTACTCTTCTTTGGAACCAAAGATCTCAGCTGCTATGGCTCCATTCCAAACTACCTCTACTTCTACAACCACCTCTATTACAACTTCAACTGCTCAAACCCCAAAGACCGTTGCTAAGACCACCATCTCAGCTGCTATGGCTCCATTCCAAACTACCTCTACTTCTACAACCACCTCTATTACAACTTCAACTGCTCAAACCCCAAAGACCGTTGCTAAGACCACCACTACTGCCTCCGTCGCTTTGGCTAACACTATCACACCAGCTGAAAATGCTGAATTACAAGTTGTTCTAGCTGATGTTAATGATAACCTAGGTAACTACATGAACCTATTGACTGTTTCAGGTTTCTCCTTACCAGACAACATTGTTAACGTTTACATGGGTATGGGTGCTGATCCAGTTAGTTACACCACTCTTTTCACAGAACTAGACATGGGCCAAATTAGTGCTATGTTAACATGGTTACCATGGTACTCTTCTTTGGAACCAAAGATCTCAGCTGCTATGGCTCCATTCCAAACTACCTCTACTTCTACAACCACCTCTATTACAACTTCAACTGCTCAAACCCCAAAGACCGTTGCTAAGACCACCACTACTCCAGTTGCTGCTGCTTCTTCTGCTCCAGCTGCCGTCTCTTCTATTGCTCCAATTTTCTCTAACTCAAATACCACTGCTGCCGCCGGTGGTGTCAGTGTCACTACTGCTATCACCAAAATTACCAGTACTGAAACCTCTACCATCTGTACTGAAGCTAAATGTCAAGGTGCTAAGACTGTTATTGCTGCTTCTTCTGCTCCAGCTGCCGTCTCTTCTATTGCTCCAATTTTCTCTAACTCAAATACCACTGCTGCCGCCGGTGGTGTCAGTGTCACTACTGCTATCACCAAAATTACCAGTACTGAAACCTCTACCATCTGTACTGAAGCTAAATGTCAAGGTGCTAAGACTGTTATTGCTACTGAAACCAACCTTTTCACCAACACTACCACTTACTGTTCTTCCACCATCATTACTGAAAGTGTTGCTACCGCTTACAAGAAAGCCACTGAAACTGCTACCAAGACTGTCTGTACCGAATGTCTAGAAGGTAAGACTCTTATTGCTACTGAAACCAACGTTAAGACAGGTACTACCACCATCAACAGTTGTCCATCAGAATCTACCGAAGCTGCCGTTAAGCCAACCTCCAGCAACGAAGGTACTTCTACTTTGAAGACCACTGTTACTGTCAAGTCTAAGTCTTCTGCTGCTCCATCCACTGTTGCTCAAGTCTCCACCGCTCAAACCTCTTCTCAACAAGTCATTAACCAACAAACTGAAAATGGTGCTGCCAAGGCTGTTGCTGGTTTAGGTGCTGGTTTCTTAGCTGCCGCTGCTTTGTTGTTATGA
- the SLG1 gene encoding Slg1p (ancestral locus Anc_7.124) translates to MLLNKIGLLLTIQGLCSKFASSQDTASTYINCFASLPSDFSLDNSYAYQASSYCHDKCLAKGSSYFALFNHGDCYCGNSNPTNSESTSSSCNTYCYGYDQEMCGGTSSYSVYSIGTPSDDDTSSVSSKSGTTTLSSSTNSQSSASKGSTTSQSSSTSLNTGGSTSLSSQGTSAGTSTLQETTSVVYQTEIHTEGGSTIYLTNTITKSSSAQETGSANSTTTGKSTNAKKKTNVGAIVGGVVGGVCGAIIVAVVILFMVRHINMRREEARMEKEYQEAIKPVEFNDYDTTTSVPGGGIVRGDSLMTNNDVRTNNTAYASSLTSQGLPLTSSFVADERLPPHPVSNPFDDSRRISNGSILHGPTSSGGKVLTVVNPDEVD, encoded by the coding sequence ATGTTACTCAATAAAATAGGTCTCCTACTCACAATACAGGGACTTTGCTCGAAATTTGCAAGTTCTCAAGACACAGCATCCACCTACATAAATTGTTTTGCATCACTCCCATCGGATTTCTCATTGGACAATTCCTACGCCTACCAAGCAAGCTCTTATTGTCACGATAAATGTTTAGCTAAGGGTTCTAGTTATTTTGCTCTTTTCAACCACGGAGATTGTTATTGTGGTAATTCAAATCCAACAAATTCAGAATCCACTTCAAGTTCCTGTAATACATACTGCTACGGTTATGATCAAGAAATGTGTGGGGGGACGAGCTCATATTCCGTCTACAGTATTGGGACACcaagtgatgatgataccAGTAGTGTGAGCAGTAAGAGTGGAACCACAACCTTATCGTCCTCGACAAATTCACAATCTTCAGCATCCAAGGGATCGACGACGTCACAAAGTTCATCTACCAGTTTAAATACAGGAGGGTCCACCTCATTATCATCACAGGGCACATCAGCTGGAACATCTACATTGCAGGAGACAACGTCCGTCGTATATCAAACGGAAATCCATACGGAAGGTGGCTCAACTATCTATTTAACAAATACCATAACAAAAAGCTCCTCTGCACAGGAAACTGGTTCTGCCAATTCTACTACTACGGGGAAGAGCACTAACGCCAAGAAAAAGACAAATGTTGGTGCCATTGTAGGTGGTGTCGTTGGTGGTGTCTGTGGTGCAATCATAGTGGCAGTCGTCATACTATTTATGGTAAGACATATAAATATGAGACGAGAAGAGGCTAGAATGGAAAAGGAATACCAAGAAGCTATAAAACCAGTagaatttaatgattaTGATACAACAACGTCTGTTCCAGGTGGAGGAATTGTGCGTGGAGACTCTTTAATGACCAACAATGATGTACGTACAAACAATACGGCGTATGCATCCTCATTAACGTCTCAAGGCCTACCACTGACAAGTTCATTTGTTGCAGACGAGAGGTTACCGCCACATCCAGTAAGTAATCCATTTGATGATTCTCGTAGGATCAGTAATGGTTCGATTCTACATGGGCCAACGTCCTCAGGTGGTAAAGTGTTGACCGTGGTGAATCCTGATGAGGTAGATTGA